A portion of the uncultured Draconibacterium sp. genome contains these proteins:
- a CDS encoding AraC family transcriptional regulator — MKEQLKMSNPALQIIKSTLFIAPVAFLTFLLASVVVYFMQIDDLVLFPNTTIYSYNYYTDGANGGNSEMLNYEVSDSLIHLKFQLNDAFYSPYVGLVLSPNNQKAINAAKYNQLSISVRGENMDRIGISLYTPPLNPEQNSDETPHHAFLNITETKTNYTITASEFQFPDWWTDLHQLNDNENELPDLQNLLHINIGSAFTPQINKAKTIEIYQIAFTRNNQHLFLLLGSIYLGLLVLIFGISYLLKKQDDKKSEVIVSYQSLETSDGDAIHQKCLQFINANYHQSDLTLERIAEQTATTPRKITQIINDKFNCNFKTYLNRIRITEAKRLLKNTTLNMGEIAFKVGFNSQSHFNRVFKSETLKSPSEYRETGD; from the coding sequence ATGAAAGAGCAGTTAAAAATGAGCAACCCGGCCTTGCAAATAATCAAATCGACATTATTTATCGCGCCTGTTGCGTTTTTAACATTCTTATTGGCTTCCGTCGTCGTCTATTTCATGCAAATCGATGACCTGGTTTTGTTCCCGAATACAACAATCTATTCATACAACTACTACACCGACGGGGCAAATGGCGGCAACTCCGAAATGTTAAACTACGAAGTATCCGATTCGTTAATCCATCTCAAATTTCAGTTAAATGACGCTTTTTACAGCCCTTATGTTGGACTGGTACTTTCGCCCAACAACCAAAAAGCAATAAATGCAGCTAAATATAACCAACTTAGCATTTCTGTTCGGGGTGAAAACATGGATAGAATAGGAATCTCATTGTATACCCCGCCTTTAAATCCTGAACAAAATTCGGATGAAACACCTCATCATGCTTTTCTGAATATTACCGAAACAAAAACCAACTATACCATTACTGCATCAGAGTTTCAGTTTCCGGATTGGTGGACTGATTTACACCAGCTAAATGATAACGAAAATGAATTGCCGGATTTGCAAAATCTATTACATATCAACATCGGATCGGCGTTTACACCTCAGATAAACAAGGCTAAAACCATCGAAATTTATCAAATTGCATTTACCCGAAACAATCAGCATTTGTTTCTTCTTCTCGGCTCAATCTATTTGGGTTTACTTGTCTTAATTTTTGGTATTAGTTATCTCTTAAAAAAACAAGATGATAAAAAATCGGAAGTCATCGTTTCTTATCAGTCTCTTGAAACTTCGGACGGTGATGCGATTCACCAAAAATGCCTGCAATTTATTAATGCAAACTATCACCAAAGCGATCTAACTCTTGAAAGAATTGCGGAACAAACAGCAACAACTCCCCGAAAAATTACTCAAATAATAAATGACAAATTCAATTGCAACTTTAAAACCTACCTGAACCGGATTCGAATAACGGAAGCCAAAAGATTATTAAAAAATACGACCTTAAATATGGGTGAAATTGCCTTTAAAGTTGGCTTTAACAGTCAGAGTCATTTTAATCGTGTATTTAAATCGGAAACATTAAAAAGCCCGTCGGAGTACAGAGAAACAGGAGATTAA
- a CDS encoding TonB-dependent receptor, translating to MKNLQQLFILLLFTFTVQAQSVHLDYKNQSLDNVLLDFRDDYGIKLSFSNNQLSKYKITINKDFSNAKEALDFLLLNKPLTLQKIGDVYIISQQLAPPPKQYTLSATVFDQISGERLPYAHLLVNNRQLTSGQNGSFSASSKTDSLFHIQVKYLGFSVFDTTLTASGHYKLGLQPLVYELDEIEVNSMLATHKSGAGDLPGTIRLNSFVSNYLPGNGDHSVFNLLRLQPGILAAGEQSADLLIWGSYEGQSKLLFDGITLFSMKNYNDNISTINPLMVKDLKVQKGGYGVDYTGRVGSIVDVTGKDGNRYKPSAVLNINNQTINAMASVPVIKNKASLMVAMRQTYYQLYDKSSVTFGTGRNGNSNIDRTLYPDYNLRDFNVKFSGELDPSTTYKINYLRSKDDFIYSLNLDGTQSNFIYDDSEHNRQFGWSAEINHSWQNGMKSLFRISGSDLNKNVDNQQQIGGGSGSGGPNGSRRPGEYQTTLNDQINNQIKELDFVLENQVQITPAHNLKTVVGIKHQQTAYSEDSLNINLHQIDNEHTVLNARVADSWSVTPKLKVNLGLLFEHVLDYNQNYWQPRLSLKYQLSDNLNASLAYGKYTQFVTQLPQIDDFGNIRYFWMTVNAPNNRIYAQKATHKVAGLNYHLNGFKVDVNVFQRDITGLTRFNDYSYNSAIYSGESNSKGVDVLVSQTFKHLNYWLAYTYSKTKEHFDYFATDDFQRALHDQRHELKAALIYQLNKWHFSANFVYGSGFPDLLDESILNDYQRLDVALNRSFSYKMLDFNAGFSILNILNRQNIKYDNFYRLEDEEGEITLHANAVPFTPTLYFNISF from the coding sequence TTGAAGAACTTACAACAATTATTTATACTGCTGTTATTTACTTTTACTGTTCAGGCCCAGTCTGTTCACCTGGATTATAAAAATCAGTCGCTCGACAATGTTTTACTTGATTTTCGAGACGATTACGGAATAAAATTGTCTTTCAGTAACAACCAGTTATCAAAATACAAAATCACTATCAATAAAGATTTTTCCAATGCAAAAGAAGCATTGGATTTTCTGCTTTTAAACAAACCTTTAACACTTCAGAAAATTGGCGATGTTTATATCATCAGTCAGCAACTTGCCCCTCCACCAAAGCAATATACCTTATCGGCCACAGTTTTTGACCAAATTTCCGGAGAACGACTGCCCTATGCCCATTTATTGGTAAATAACAGGCAACTTACCAGCGGGCAAAATGGTTCTTTTTCGGCTTCATCAAAAACCGACTCACTGTTTCATATACAAGTAAAATATCTTGGTTTTTCAGTGTTCGACACAACTTTAACTGCATCAGGTCATTATAAACTGGGCTTGCAACCATTGGTTTACGAACTGGATGAAATTGAAGTAAACTCGATGCTGGCCACACACAAAAGCGGAGCAGGCGATTTACCGGGCACCATTCGCTTAAACAGTTTTGTTTCGAACTACTTACCCGGAAACGGCGATCATTCGGTATTTAACCTGCTACGTTTACAGCCGGGTATTCTTGCTGCCGGAGAACAATCGGCAGATTTGCTGATTTGGGGAAGTTACGAGGGACAAAGTAAGCTACTGTTTGATGGTATTACCCTTTTCAGCATGAAAAACTACAACGACAACATTAGCACTATAAATCCACTAATGGTAAAAGATTTAAAAGTGCAAAAAGGTGGTTACGGCGTTGATTACACCGGCCGCGTTGGTAGTATTGTTGATGTTACCGGAAAAGACGGAAACAGGTATAAACCAAGTGCGGTTTTAAACATTAATAATCAAACCATAAATGCAATGGCTTCAGTGCCTGTTATTAAAAATAAAGCATCGTTAATGGTTGCAATGCGACAAACCTATTACCAACTTTACGATAAGAGCAGTGTTACTTTTGGTACAGGAAGAAATGGTAATTCCAATATCGACAGAACTTTGTACCCCGACTACAATCTTCGTGATTTCAATGTAAAATTTTCGGGAGAACTAGATCCTTCAACCACCTACAAAATCAATTACCTCCGGAGTAAAGATGATTTTATTTACTCCTTAAATCTTGATGGAACACAATCGAATTTTATATACGACGACTCGGAACATAACCGACAATTTGGTTGGTCGGCAGAAATAAACCACAGCTGGCAAAATGGTATGAAAAGCCTGTTTCGCATATCGGGATCAGACTTAAATAAAAATGTTGATAATCAGCAACAAATTGGTGGTGGCTCAGGAAGTGGCGGGCCAAATGGCTCGAGAAGACCCGGAGAATACCAAACCACTCTTAACGACCAGATTAACAACCAAATAAAAGAATTAGACTTTGTTTTGGAAAACCAGGTTCAAATAACGCCCGCCCATAACCTAAAAACAGTAGTTGGAATAAAACATCAACAAACTGCTTACAGCGAAGACTCGTTAAATATTAATCTGCACCAAATTGATAATGAGCATACTGTTTTAAATGCAAGAGTAGCTGACAGCTGGTCGGTAACACCAAAATTGAAAGTAAACCTGGGGTTGCTTTTTGAACATGTTTTGGATTACAATCAAAATTACTGGCAGCCACGCCTTAGCTTAAAATACCAGCTATCAGACAATTTAAATGCAAGTTTGGCCTACGGAAAATACACGCAGTTTGTTACTCAGCTTCCGCAGATTGATGACTTCGGCAACATCCGATATTTTTGGATGACCGTGAACGCACCAAATAACAGGATTTATGCACAAAAAGCAACTCACAAAGTTGCCGGACTTAATTACCACCTCAATGGTTTTAAAGTTGATGTAAATGTATTTCAGCGTGACATTACCGGACTAACACGTTTTAATGACTACAGCTATAATTCGGCAATTTACAGTGGCGAAAGTAATTCAAAAGGTGTTGATGTGTTAGTGAGTCAAACATTTAAACATTTAAATTATTGGCTTGCCTACACCTACAGCAAAACCAAAGAACATTTTGATTATTTTGCCACCGATGATTTTCAACGCGCGTTGCACGACCAAAGACACGAACTTAAAGCCGCACTTATTTACCAATTGAATAAATGGCATTTTTCAGCAAATTTTGTTTACGGCTCCGGTTTCCCCGACTTGCTTGACGAATCAATTCTGAATGATTACCAGCGTTTAGATGTCGCATTAAACAGGTCATTTTCTTACAAAATGCTCGACTTCAACGCCGGATTTTCAATCCTGAATATTCTTAACCGGCAAAATATTAAATACGATAATTTTTATCGACTTGAAGATGAAGAAGGAGAAATTACTCTGCATGCCAATGCAGTTCCATTTACACCTACGCTTTATTTCAACATTTCATTTTAA
- a CDS encoding FecR domain-containing protein, translating into MKNDNSEKIEKLSNLLEVEYSRSKEDIWSAMEDKLSAPKKEEKKVIQLNLRNWTVAASVIILLGIGSFIRFYHEDYSTMAGEQYRVELPDGSMVDLNGQSSLQFHPYWWKINRSLNFEGEGYFEVEKGKSFSVVSTNGTTTVLGTSFNIYSRDANYEVNCLTGKVKVKLPGGAQTVITPNQQAKLVNNQLEVTETNAAHSTEWKDNEFYFTRETIKRVFREIEIAYSAKISVEADETTFYSGNFKKTDNIEDALTIVCNPLNLKFVQLETGTYVIKSN; encoded by the coding sequence ATGAAAAACGATAATAGCGAAAAAATAGAAAAACTAAGTAACCTGCTGGAAGTGGAATATTCCCGATCGAAAGAGGATATTTGGAGTGCAATGGAAGACAAATTGTCGGCTCCGAAAAAAGAGGAGAAGAAAGTTATTCAACTTAATCTTCGCAATTGGACAGTAGCCGCCTCAGTTATTATATTGCTGGGAATTGGCAGTTTTATTCGTTTCTACCACGAAGACTATTCAACAATGGCCGGAGAACAATACCGGGTTGAGTTACCTGACGGATCGATGGTTGATTTAAACGGCCAATCGAGCCTGCAGTTTCATCCTTACTGGTGGAAAATAAACCGCAGCCTTAATTTCGAGGGTGAAGGATATTTTGAAGTGGAAAAAGGGAAAAGTTTTTCGGTGGTTAGCACCAACGGAACCACTACTGTTTTAGGTACCAGTTTTAATATTTACTCGCGAGATGCCAACTACGAAGTAAATTGTTTAACCGGAAAAGTGAAGGTAAAACTACCGGGCGGGGCACAAACAGTAATTACCCCCAACCAGCAAGCCAAACTTGTAAATAATCAGCTCGAGGTAACAGAAACAAATGCAGCGCACTCAACCGAATGGAAAGACAATGAATTTTATTTCACACGGGAAACGATAAAAAGAGTATTTCGGGAAATAGAAATTGCATACAGCGCCAAAATAAGTGTTGAGGCCGACGAAACAACGTTTTACAGTGGCAATTTCAAAAAAACAGATAACATTGAAGACGCATTAACTATTGTATGCAATCCTTTAAATCTTAAATTTGTACAATTAGAAACAGGAACATATGTTATAAAAAGTAATTAA
- a CDS encoding sigma-70 family RNA polymerase sigma factor, with the protein MTKSEFKKLFDEQFDRIRNYIYYRSGDKDLATDIAQDVFMKFWEKDFDYDPKKNVGLLYKLAANEFISKYRHEKVAENYKNTVQFKLNDEAIKPDELIEYEQLKDEYEKALAEMTEKQRTVFLLSRHEGCKQTEIAERLGISLKAVEKRMRNALGLLRLRLNYNG; encoded by the coding sequence TTGACTAAGAGCGAGTTTAAAAAATTATTTGACGAGCAGTTTGACCGAATAAGAAACTATATCTATTACCGATCGGGAGATAAGGATTTGGCGACTGACATTGCACAAGATGTGTTTATGAAATTTTGGGAGAAGGATTTTGACTACGATCCGAAAAAAAACGTAGGGCTACTGTACAAATTGGCGGCTAACGAATTTATATCGAAATACCGGCATGAAAAAGTAGCTGAGAATTATAAAAACACGGTGCAGTTTAAATTAAACGATGAAGCAATAAAACCTGACGAACTAATTGAATATGAACAACTAAAAGATGAATACGAAAAGGCACTGGCCGAAATGACAGAAAAACAACGAACCGTATTTTTATTGAGCCGGCATGAAGGATGTAAACAAACTGAAATTGCCGAACGCCTCGGAATAAGTTTGAAGGCCGTTGAAAAACGCATGAGAAATGCTTTAGGCCTGTTGCGTTTAAGACTGAATTATAATGGTTAA
- a CDS encoding glycoside hydrolase family 3 N-terminal domain-containing protein, protein MGFRILLCLLLMSCIANAQPAKPIYKSKQHSVEERTQDLLSHMTLDEKLGQLLCPMGWEMYEKNGTEVAVSETFKNLQKEKQPGMYWATFRADPWTQKTLKTGLSPVQAAEAANALQQYLIDNSRLGIPVFLAEEAAHGHMAIGTTVFPTSLGQAATFNTELMVEMGQAIGAEIRAQGAHIAYGPILDLARDPRWSRVEETFGEDPILIARMGSAMVKGLGGGNLSNPNSVISTLKHFVAYGVPESGINGNASILSRRDLLENYFPPFKAAIDAGALSVMTSYNSIDGIPSTMNKEYLTDILRNDWEFRGYTVSDLFSIEGIAGSHYIVKTAEEAALKAIEAGTNVDLGGQAYIRLKSAVEQAILDESIIDSAVCHVIRLKFEMGLFDQPFVEPQKAAEIVHNANHIELARKMAQQSTVLLENKNGVLPLPKKDIKVAVVGPNADMMYNQLGDYTAPQPAESVVTVYEGIVNKLGAENVIYKKGCAIRDTTQSDIPAAVKAANNADVVVVVVGGSSARDFSTDYKETGAAVANPELLSDMESGEGNDRMTLDLMGDQLKLLKAIKNTGKPMVVIYIEGRPLKMNWAAENADALLTAWYPGEQGGNGIADVLFGDYNPSGRMPVTVAANVGQLPNYYNKKNPKAHSYVEGSSDPLYAFGAGKSYTSFDYKEMSIKTVSENEFSITFKLENTGDFDGTEVVQLYLRDEYASTVRPIKQLIDFKQVFLKKGEQKQVTFSLEKDQLSIIDANYKRVVEPGDFKLMIGAASNDIRLQDTLNIK, encoded by the coding sequence ATGGGGTTCAGAATTCTTTTATGTTTGCTGTTGATGAGTTGTATTGCAAATGCTCAACCGGCAAAACCTATCTACAAAAGCAAGCAGCACTCAGTTGAAGAACGAACTCAGGATTTGCTGAGCCACATGACTTTGGATGAAAAACTAGGGCAGTTACTATGCCCTATGGGTTGGGAAATGTATGAAAAAAATGGCACTGAAGTTGCGGTTTCAGAAACATTCAAGAACCTGCAAAAAGAAAAACAACCCGGCATGTACTGGGCCACTTTCCGCGCCGACCCATGGACACAGAAAACGTTGAAAACAGGTCTTTCACCAGTACAGGCAGCCGAGGCAGCAAATGCATTGCAACAATACCTAATTGACAATTCACGTTTGGGCATTCCGGTATTTTTAGCCGAAGAAGCTGCCCACGGACATATGGCAATCGGTACAACCGTTTTTCCAACAAGTTTGGGACAGGCTGCAACTTTTAATACTGAACTAATGGTGGAAATGGGACAAGCTATCGGTGCCGAAATTCGTGCACAGGGAGCGCACATTGCCTATGGTCCCATTCTTGATCTGGCCCGCGATCCACGATGGTCGCGCGTTGAAGAAACTTTTGGAGAAGATCCTATCCTTATTGCCCGCATGGGAAGCGCAATGGTAAAGGGTCTTGGCGGAGGCAACCTGTCGAACCCCAACAGTGTAATTTCAACATTAAAACACTTTGTTGCTTACGGTGTGCCTGAATCGGGCATAAACGGAAATGCATCAATTCTCAGCCGCCGCGATTTGCTGGAGAATTATTTCCCGCCGTTTAAAGCCGCTATTGATGCTGGTGCTTTGTCGGTAATGACATCTTACAATTCAATTGATGGAATTCCATCGACCATGAACAAAGAATACCTGACCGACATTTTGCGCAACGACTGGGAATTCAGAGGCTACACAGTTTCCGATTTGTTTAGCATTGAAGGAATTGCCGGTTCGCATTACATCGTAAAAACTGCTGAAGAAGCAGCCTTAAAAGCCATTGAAGCCGGTACTAATGTTGATTTAGGTGGACAAGCTTACATAAGACTTAAAAGCGCCGTTGAGCAGGCCATTCTGGATGAAAGTATAATTGATTCGGCCGTTTGCCACGTTATTCGTTTAAAATTTGAAATGGGACTTTTTGATCAGCCTTTTGTCGAGCCACAAAAAGCTGCAGAAATCGTTCATAATGCGAACCACATTGAACTGGCTAGAAAAATGGCACAACAGTCGACAGTACTTCTCGAAAATAAAAATGGTGTTTTACCACTACCTAAAAAGGATATAAAAGTCGCCGTTGTTGGCCCCAATGCCGATATGATGTACAATCAACTGGGCGATTACACTGCACCTCAACCTGCCGAATCGGTGGTTACCGTTTACGAAGGTATTGTGAATAAACTTGGTGCAGAAAACGTAATTTATAAGAAGGGTTGTGCCATTCGAGACACTACGCAATCGGATATTCCGGCTGCAGTAAAAGCGGCAAATAATGCCGATGTAGTTGTTGTAGTTGTTGGTGGATCAAGTGCCCGCGATTTTAGTACCGACTATAAAGAAACCGGCGCTGCGGTTGCAAACCCTGAATTGCTTAGCGACATGGAAAGTGGCGAAGGCAACGACCGCATGACCCTTGATTTGATGGGCGACCAGTTAAAACTACTGAAAGCCATTAAAAACACGGGCAAGCCAATGGTGGTAATTTACATTGAAGGACGCCCTTTAAAAATGAACTGGGCAGCAGAAAATGCTGATGCCCTGCTTACAGCCTGGTACCCGGGAGAACAAGGTGGCAATGGTATTGCCGATGTACTTTTTGGCGACTATAATCCGAGCGGAAGAATGCCAGTTACAGTAGCCGCCAATGTTGGCCAGTTACCCAATTACTACAACAAAAAGAATCCGAAAGCCCACAGTTACGTTGAAGGTTCATCTGATCCTTTATATGCTTTTGGAGCCGGAAAAAGTTACACTTCGTTTGATTACAAAGAAATGAGTATTAAAACAGTTAGTGAGAATGAATTTAGCATCACTTTCAAGCTTGAAAATACTGGAGATTTTGATGGCACCGAAGTGGTTCAACTCTATTTACGTGATGAGTATGCATCAACGGTTCGGCCGATTAAACAACTGATTGATTTTAAACAGGTATTTCTGAAAAAAGGAGAACAGAAACAGGTTACTTTCAGTTTGGAGAAAGACCAACTCAGCATTATCGATGCAAACTATAAACGCGTTGTTGAACCCGGCGATTTTAAGCTGATGATTGGTGCTGCATCAAATGATATTCGCCTGCAGGATACGCTCAACATCAAATAG
- a CDS encoding 16S rRNA (uracil(1498)-N(3))-methyltransferase, translating to MQLFYVPNISGAEVILNETESKHAIRVLRLNEGDQIELIDGKGGFYRARITNANPKKCKLSIIDSQTEFGKKDFHLHIAIAPTKNIDRTEWFLEKCTEIGIDEITPLLSEHSERKVIKPERLEKILVSAMKQSVKAYLPRLNELTKLSDLLQQATETKKYIAHCNEGEKPHLKNVVKPGEKVLILIGPEGDFSPEEVNLALQSGFKAISLGDARLRTETAGVVACHIVNLAND from the coding sequence ATGCAGTTATTTTACGTCCCTAATATTTCGGGTGCCGAAGTTATTTTAAACGAAACCGAATCAAAACATGCCATTCGCGTACTACGTTTAAACGAAGGCGACCAAATTGAGTTAATTGATGGTAAAGGTGGATTTTATAGGGCACGAATTACTAATGCCAATCCCAAAAAATGCAAACTTAGCATCATTGATTCACAAACTGAGTTCGGCAAAAAAGATTTCCATTTACACATTGCAATTGCCCCTACAAAAAATATCGACCGCACCGAGTGGTTTTTGGAAAAATGCACAGAAATAGGTATCGATGAAATCACCCCTCTCCTTTCAGAACATTCGGAACGTAAAGTGATAAAACCTGAGCGTTTGGAGAAAATCCTGGTTTCAGCCATGAAACAATCCGTAAAAGCCTACCTGCCCAGGCTTAATGAACTGACTAAATTATCAGACCTCCTCCAACAAGCCACAGAAACAAAAAAATATATTGCCCATTGTAATGAAGGCGAAAAACCTCACCTAAAAAACGTGGTAAAACCCGGCGAAAAAGTTTTGATTTTAATTGGTCCCGAGGGCGATTTTAGTCCGGAAGAAGTAAATCTGGCTTTACAAAGTGGATTTAAAGCTATCTCGCTTGGAGATGCTCGTTTGCGGACGGAAACAGCTGGAGTTGTAGCCTGCCACATTGTAAACCTGGCTAACGATTAA
- a CDS encoding cytochrome d ubiquinol oxidase subunit II: protein MAEANLIILVICLMLYVLLGGADFGGGILELLSKGKASKIVSRAIAPVWEANHVWLILVVVILFVGFPSVYSMILTTLHIPVLLVLLGIIARGSAFTFRHYDIDEERTKAIYSAIFRYSSLFTTFFLGVTVGGLILGEISMNYELGFYAVYIHPWFNWFSVSMGLFMVLLFAFLAGIFTVSEIEDKDYIIYFTRMTKRLLVALVVMGSVVFATAKLSGHSLLKDFFNSPISVTCIVLATLALPAFWYFLNKNKGNWLRLTAGLQTTLIVTGWFAIQFPVLVKTNSGHDITIQAAKAPKEVQMFLLIALVVGVLIIFPAMGYLYKTFKFSEEPEE, encoded by the coding sequence ATGGCTGAAGCTAATCTCATCATACTGGTTATTTGTTTAATGCTTTACGTTTTACTTGGCGGTGCCGATTTTGGCGGCGGTATTCTCGAGTTACTCTCGAAAGGCAAAGCATCAAAAATTGTATCGCGCGCAATAGCGCCTGTTTGGGAGGCTAACCACGTGTGGTTAATCCTGGTGGTTGTAATTCTGTTTGTTGGATTTCCATCTGTCTATTCAATGATTCTTACCACCTTGCATATTCCGGTGCTGTTGGTATTGCTTGGTATTATTGCCCGCGGATCAGCCTTTACATTCCGCCATTACGATATTGATGAAGAACGCACAAAAGCAATTTATTCGGCAATTTTTCGCTACTCCAGTCTTTTCACCACTTTCTTTTTAGGTGTAACAGTTGGCGGACTAATTCTTGGAGAAATTTCAATGAATTATGAGCTTGGATTTTATGCCGTGTATATTCATCCGTGGTTCAACTGGTTTTCGGTAAGCATGGGATTGTTTATGGTGCTGCTATTCGCATTTTTGGCAGGTATTTTTACCGTTAGCGAAATTGAAGATAAAGACTACATTATTTATTTTACCCGCATGACAAAACGCCTGCTTGTGGCTTTGGTTGTTATGGGCTCGGTGGTGTTTGCAACTGCAAAACTTTCCGGACACTCGTTACTCAAAGATTTTTTTAACTCGCCCATTAGTGTAACATGTATTGTATTGGCAACATTGGCCCTACCTGCTTTTTGGTATTTTCTGAATAAAAACAAAGGCAATTGGTTGCGACTAACTGCAGGGCTTCAAACAACTCTGATTGTTACCGGCTGGTTTGCCATTCAGTTTCCGGTGTTAGTGAAAACAAACAGCGGTCACGATATTACCATTCAGGCAGCCAAAGCGCCAAAAGAAGTACAGATGTTTTTGTTGATTGCACTGGTGGTTGGAGTACTGATTATTTTTCCCGCGATGGGATACCTGTATAAAACCTTTAAATTTAGCGAGGAGCCTGAAGAATAA
- a CDS encoding cytochrome ubiquinol oxidase subunit I translates to MNEFMAARMQMAVSLGFHIIFACIGMVMPWFMFVAELKWLRTKNPVYLDLAKAWAKGVAIFFAVGAVSGTVLSFELGMLWPTFMEHAGPIFGMPFSWEGTAFFVEAIALGLFLYGWKRLNKWVHLYMGMVVGIAGVLSGIFVVSANAWMNAPSGFDWIDGQAFNIDPVKAMFNKAWFSQAHHMTIAAFSATGFAVAGVHAVLYMKNKLEIHAKAITIALAFASVAAILQPLSGDLAAKNVAELQPAKLAAFESHFETQEKAPLIIGGIPDVENREVKYAIKLPGFLSFLAHGDFNAEVKGLEEFPEDEWPPVPITHYSFQLMVGIGMFLMLIAALFFAGTYKWKHWLEQKWWLRMLAVATPLGFIAVEAGWIVTEVGRQPWIIYGIMKTKDSLTPMPGIQYTFYTITAVYVVLTFVVTWLLSRQIKMLQSKYLKNG, encoded by the coding sequence ATGAACGAGTTTATGGCCGCAAGAATGCAAATGGCCGTTTCGTTAGGATTTCATATCATATTCGCCTGCATTGGCATGGTAATGCCCTGGTTTATGTTTGTTGCCGAGCTAAAATGGCTACGAACAAAAAATCCGGTTTACCTTGATTTGGCAAAAGCCTGGGCAAAAGGTGTTGCCATATTTTTTGCTGTTGGAGCAGTTTCAGGCACAGTATTATCGTTTGAGCTGGGCATGTTATGGCCTACATTTATGGAACATGCCGGGCCTATTTTTGGTATGCCGTTTTCGTGGGAAGGAACAGCTTTCTTTGTGGAAGCCATCGCCCTTGGTTTATTTCTTTACGGCTGGAAACGTTTGAATAAATGGGTTCACCTGTATATGGGAATGGTAGTTGGAATTGCAGGCGTGTTATCAGGTATATTTGTGGTTTCGGCCAACGCATGGATGAATGCCCCATCGGGTTTCGACTGGATTGACGGACAAGCTTTTAACATCGATCCGGTAAAAGCCATGTTTAACAAAGCATGGTTTTCGCAGGCGCACCACATGACAATTGCAGCCTTCTCGGCAACAGGATTTGCGGTGGCCGGAGTACATGCGGTTTTGTACATGAAAAACAAACTCGAAATTCATGCAAAAGCGATAACTATTGCATTAGCTTTTGCTTCGGTAGCGGCCATTCTGCAACCTTTAAGCGGCGATTTGGCGGCCAAAAATGTAGCCGAACTACAACCGGCAAAACTAGCAGCTTTCGAGTCGCATTTCGAAACACAGGAAAAAGCGCCACTCATTATTGGCGGAATTCCTGATGTAGAAAACAGGGAAGTAAAATACGCAATCAAACTACCCGGATTTTTGAGTTTCCTGGCACATGGCGATTTTAATGCCGAAGTAAAAGGACTGGAGGAATTTCCGGAAGACGAATGGCCGCCGGTTCCTATCACGCACTATTCATTTCAACTGATGGTTGGTATAGGAATGTTTTTAATGCTGATTGCTGCGCTGTTTTTTGCAGGAACCTACAAATGGAAACACTGGCTGGAACAAAAATGGTGGCTGCGCATGCTGGCAGTAGCCACACCTTTGGGATTTATTGCCGTTGAAGCCGGTTGGATTGTTACCGAAGTGGGCCGCCAGCCCTGGATTATTTATGGCATAATGAAAACAAAAGATTCGTTAACGCCAATGCCGGGTATCCAGTATACTTTTTACACCATCACTGCGGTTTATGTTGTACTTACTTTTGTAGTTACCTGGTTATTGAGCCGCCAAATTAAAATGTTACAATCAAAATATCTGAAAAATGGCTGA